A genomic region of Pyrus communis chromosome 14, drPyrComm1.1, whole genome shotgun sequence contains the following coding sequences:
- the LOC137716467 gene encoding F-box/LRR-repeat protein At4g14103-like produces the protein MVETQSFLISFSFSYIYIYIYTSPVVSQQPITVSSLLLLLSFTGTLSSERFRDIKMCSKSNSQATGKDRISELPDAVLCHILSFIPTKYSVRTSILSTRWKSICGSVPNLDFEFEQMSTTWKEEYMSNYVGFLMFVDWILSLRDSLDIQKFRLHCYCRVEDFSHIVGWICTAIRHNVVELDLCVYSDNVVCPTFELPQCVFMSKTLVVLKVKSNCITYAPPTSGCFPSLKFLDVKVDYPEDDSVGELFACCPVLEDLSIDATIRDALILSFKVSAPELKRLRMTFFSDMIVGKDFMYDISINAPKLENLDIKQDSLSVYLFENLNSLVRGSVDLYYHYGQFWDDEVSERATVLLEAFSNVKCLSISAHFVEEGCLPAFDHLTELKLVLYDCYRWDLLTELLKKSPNLESLVIEHKKDEECVKNYDETESYSKDVLYSEHRWSTPESVPICLISHLKTITVRGFEGYPHEKKVAKYLLNNGEVLTKMTVYNDELYKELMLERGSRTCWVELV, from the exons ATGGTCGAAACCCAATCGTTCTTGATAAGCTTCtcattttcttatatatatatatatatatacacttctCCCGTCGTTTCCCAGCAACCAATCACAGTTTCCTCTTTGCTGCTCCTGCTATCTTTTACTGGGACATTAAGCTCAGAACGTTTCAG GGACATAAAAATGTGTTCAAAGTCGAATTCTCAAGCAACGGGTAAAGATAGGATAAGTGAATTGCCGGATGCAGTTCTTTGTCACATACTCTCCTTCATTCCAACAAAATATTCCGTGAGGACCAGCATTCTGTCCACAAGATGGAAGAGTATATGTGGTTCTGTCCCCAATCTAGACTtcgaatttgaacaaatgtCTACTACGTGGAAGGAAGAATATATGTCGAACTATGTTGGTTTTTTGATGTTTGTCGATTGGATACTTTCACTTCGTGACTCGTTGGATATTCAAAAGTTTCGACTTCATTGTTACTGTCGTGTTGAAGATTTCTCTCATATTGTAGGTTGGATTTGCACTGCCATCAGGCATAATGTAGTTGAACTTGATCTTTGCGTTTATAGTGATAATGTAGTTTGTCCGACTTTCGAGTTGCCTCAATGCGTTTTCATGTCCAAAACACTGGTGGTTCTCAAGGTGAAGTCAAATTGTATTACCTATGCTCCTCCTACGTCAGGCTGTTTCCCAAGCCTCAAGTTCCTTGATGTCAAAGTTGACTATCCTGAAGACGACTCAGTTGGGGAGCTTTTCGCATGCTGCCCTGTACTTGAAGATTTGTCCATAGATGCAACTATTAGAGATGCattaattttgagtttcaaggtCTCTGCGCCTGAACTGAAGAGATTAAGAATGACCTTCTTCAGTGATATGATTGTTGGTAAAGATTTTATGTACGATATTTCTATTAACGCCCCAAAGCTTGAAAACCTTGACATCAAGCAGGATAGTTTGTCTGTTTATTTGTTTGAGAATTTAAACTCCCTCGTCAGAGGCAGTGTTGATCTCTATTACCATTATGGGCAATTCTGGGATGATGAGGTTTCGGAAAGAGCAACTGTGCTTCTGGAGGCATTTTCCAATGTTAAATGTCTGTCTATTTCAGCTCATTTTGTGGAG GAGGGTTGTCTGCCTGCTTTCGATCATTTGACCGAATTGAAGTTGGTTCTTTATGATTGCTATCGCTGGGATCTGCTGACAGAGTTGCTCAAGAAATCACCTAATTTGGAATCTCTTGTCATCGAACATAAAAAA GACGAGGAATGTGTTAAGAATTATGACGAGACTGAAAGTTATTCGAAAGATGTCTTATACTCGGAGCATCGATGGAGTACACCGGAGTCTGTACCTATTTGTCTGATATCACACCTCAAAACTATCACTGTAAGGGGATTCGAGGGATACCCGCATGAGAAGAAAGTGGCCAAGTATTTGTTAAACAACGGTGAAGTTTTGACTAAGATGACTGTCTATAACGATGAGTTATACAAAGAACTAATGCTTGAGAGGGGTTCTAGGACTTGTTGGGTTGAACTTGTGTAA
- the LOC137716521 gene encoding uncharacterized protein — MSPFRTLLLLKPQNPLFISQTTHKPLSLFSIACRFFTSSHQTENQTKPRKPLDLLFKEAVELSPKPENSDSEAEDNPLKKSLRDLEKEVRSLKANSNGETKAKKREPNSEGKASLYSVFTNKAAAAADGSGRKRKELTKERSNMLKDLSQDMEVVVSHLYKEGYFKDANFLFVNGDRLDFSCFNNSYGRSFLRFAVESFARDSQLIAKWLSGSDLKKVALLGCPSLARKSVFGAKRMRKFFEIPEDKVCSKCVLKQSCKFANQNVWNGGAKNLDLRDVMNTITLYALAAVPPELVVPDEVKSSVSRLLKEVLKLSEATL, encoded by the exons ATGTCTCCCTTCAGaaccctcctcctccttaaACCCCAAAACCCTCTTTTCATTTCCCAAACAACCCACAAACCCCTCTCACTCTTCTCCATCGCCTGCAGATTCTtcacctcctcacaccaaactgagaaccaaaccaaacccagaaaGCCTCTGGACCTACTCTTCAAAGAGGCCGTCGAACTCTCCCCAAAACCCGAAAACTCTGACAGCGAAGCCGAAGACAACCCATTGAAGAAGAGCTTGAGGGATTTGGAGAAGGAGGTCAGGAGCTTGAAAGCCAATTCGAATGGCGAAACTAAAGCAAAGAAGAGAGAACCCAATTCTGAGGGTAAGGCCAGTTTATACTCGGTGTTCACGAATAAGGCGGCGGCTGCGGCGGACGGCAGCGGTAGGAAGCGGAAAGAGTTGACAAAAGAGAGGTCGAATATGTTGAAAGATTTGTCGCAGGATATGGAAGTGGTGGTGAGCCATTTGTACAAAGAAGGGTACTTTAAAGATGCCAATTTCTTGTTTGTAAATGGTGATAGGTTGGATTTTAGCTGCTTTAACAACAGTTATGGCCGTAGTTTCCTAAGGTTTGCAGTCGAAAGCTTTGCCAGAGACAGCCAACTGATTGCAAA ATGGTTGTCTGGCTCAGACTTGAAAAAGGTGGCCCTCCTCGGTTGCCCTTCCCTTGCAAGAAAGAGCGTTTTTGGGGCTAAAAGAATGcgtaaattttttgaaattccaGAAGACAAG GTTTGCAGTAAATGTGTCTTGAAACAGTCGTGCAAGTTTGCAAATCAGAATGTGTGGAATGGAGGCGCCAAGAATCTGGATCTTAGAGATGTAATGAATACTATCACATTATATGCTCTGGCTGCAGTGCCTCCAGAGCTGGTTGTCCCTGACGAAGTAAAGTCTTCTGTTAGTCGACTGCTAAAGGAGGTTTTGAAGCTAAGTGAAGCTACTTTGTGA
- the LOC137715045 gene encoding BES1/BZR1 homolog protein 4-like, which translates to MTSGTRLPTSKERENNKRRERRRRAIAAKIFAGLRMYGNYKLPKHCDNNEVLKALCDEAGWTVELDGTTYRKGCKPVERMDVMGGSTVASPSSSFHPSNCASYNPSPGSSSFPSPTSSSYAANQNADSRSLIPWLRNLSSASSSASSSKLPNLYIHSGSISAPVTPPLSSPTARTPRMRTDWDGQSARPGWAAQKYPFLPSSTPPSPGRQIVPDPEWFAGIPIPHGPTSPTFSLVSSNPFGFKDEVSAGGGSRLWTPGQSGTCSPAIAAGSDHAADIPMSEVISDEFAFGCNTAGLVKAWEGEKIHEDSGSDDLELTLGSSRTR; encoded by the exons ATGACGTCGGGGACGCGATTGCCGAcgtcgaaggagagagagaacaacaagaggagagagaggaggcgGAGGGCCATAGCGGCGAAGATATTTGCAGGCCTGAGGATGTATGGAAACTACAAGCTCCCCAAGCACTGCGACAACAATGAGGTCCTCAAGGCTCTCTGCGACGAGGCCGGTTGGACCGTCGAATTGGACGGTACCACTTACCGCaag GGTTGCAAGCCGGTTGAACGCATGGACGTGATGGGTGGATCCACAGTAGCTAGCCCAAGCTCGTCTTTCCACCCAAGTAATTGTGCTTCGTACAATCCCAGCCCAGGCTCTTCCTCCTTCCCAAGCCCAACATCATCTTCCTATGCTGCTAATCAAAATGCTGATAGCAGATCCCTTATCCCATGGCTCAGAAACCTCTCATCTGCATCCTCTTCAGCCTCCTCTTCCAAACTACCAAACCTCTACATCCACAGCGGCTCTATCAGTGCTCCTGTTACCCCTCCATTAAGCTCCCCAACTGCCAGGACGCCGAGAATGAGAACTGACTGGGATGGCCAGTCTGCTCGCCCAGGTTGGGCTGCGCAGAAATACCCCTTCCTGCCATCTTCTACTCCACCAAGCCCTGGACGGCAGATTGTTCCTGATCCAGAATGGTTTGCTGGGATTCCGATTCCCCATGGACCAACTTCTCCAACATTCAGCCTTGTCTCTTCAAACCCATTTGGGTTTAAGGACGAGGTTTCAGCCGGTGGTGGATCCCGCCTGTGGACTCCAGGGCAAAGTGGGACTTGTTCTCCTGCCATTGCAGCTGGCTCCGATCATGCTGCAGACATCCCAATGTCTGAGGTGATTTCTGATGAGTTTGCATTTGGATGCAATACAGCAGGACTGGTTAAGGCATGGGAAGGAGAGAAGATTCACGAAGACTCTGGATCAGATGATCTGGAGCTCACTCTTGGGAGCTCAAGAACAAG GTAA
- the LOC137715044 gene encoding uncharacterized protein: MSVERSFEAWEEVQRHGQDLADRLTQGFTGLIQSHITPPSFHWPSPNTSKLFDLEFPNQSFGKRDFVGLVAENPGINGVSAILDIGNRIGQAGADFGACLNGMVQQFFRTLPVPFRHDENVDLAVIRMDSDKVKQRTDMILSGKEDLGPLKERLKDFRAVESDGGPDGVVDEELGGLNLRSAGVLGRPLGTVNTTTSYDTRTRKLESSFLARGDLWRVEASSGSSTSRNDNSSLFLVQLGPVLFVRDATLLLPVHLSKQHLLWYGYDKKNGMHSLCPAVWSKHRRWLLMSMVCLKPLACSFVDLQFPNGQFTYISGEGVSTSAFLPLCGGLLQAQGQYPGEMRFSFSRKSKWGTRITPVIQWPDKSFTLGLSQALAWQRSGLMVRPTIQFSLCPTFGGSNPGLRAELIHSVKEQLNLICGCAFTAHPSAFASVSVGRSKWNGNVGDSGIVLRVDTPLSNVGRPYFSIQLNNVLEF; the protein is encoded by the exons ATGTCGGTCGAGAGGTCCTTCGAAGCGTGGGAGGAGGTGCAGCGCCATGGGCAGGACTTGGCGGATCGCCTCACGCAGGGATTCACGGGTTTGATTCAGTCTCATATCACTCCACCGTCGTTTCATTGGCCAAGCCCTAACACATCGAAACTCTTCGACCTTGAATTCCCGAACCAGAGTTTTGGTAAGAGGGATTTTGTTGGGTTGGTGGCTGAGAACCCGGGCATTAATGGGGTTTCGGCGATTCTGGATATCGGTAACAGGATTGGGCAAGCAGGGGCGGATTTTGGTGCGTGCTTGAATGGGATGGTTCAACAGTTCTTTAGGACCTTACCTGTACCGTTTAGGCATGATGAGAATGTTGATTTGGCAGTAATTCGGATGGATTCGGATAAGGTTAAGCAGAGAACCGATATGATTTTGAGTGGTAAGGAAGATTTGGGGCCACTGAAGGAACGGTTGAAGGATTTCAGGGCTGTGGAGAGTGATGGTGGCCCTGATGGTGTGGTGGATGAAGAACTTGGTGGCTTGAATCTAAGGTCCGCTGGTGTTCTGGGTAGACCGCTG GGGACTGTAAATACCACCACAAGTTATGATACTAGAACCCGTAAGCTGGAAAGTTCTTTCCTTGCAAGGGGAGACTTATGGAGAGTAGAGGCTTCTAGTGGCAGTTCCACATCTAGAAATGACAATTCATCACTTTTCCTTGTCCAGCTTGGGCCAGTACTCTTTGTTCGTGATgcaactcttcttcttcctgtGCATTTGTCAAAGCAACACCTACTTTGGTATGGCTATGATAAGAAG AATGGGATGCATTCTCTTTGTCCGGCCGTGTGGTCAAAACACAGAAGGTGGCTCTTAATGTCAATGGTCTGCCTGAAACCTTTAGCCTGT TCATTTGTTGATTTACAGTTTCCAAACGGGCAATTTACATATATATCTGGTGAAGGAGTTAGTACAAGTGCTTTCTTACCTCTTTGTGGTGGCCTTCTACAAGCTCAAGGTCAATATCCTGGAGAAATGAGATTCAGTTTCTCTCGCAAG AGTAAGTGGGGAACACGCATCACACCTGTGATACAATGGCCAGACAAGTCTTTTACACTGGGTCTTTCACAAGCCTTGGCTTGGCAGCGATCTGGTCTCATGGTGAGGCCTACAATACAGTTCAG TCTATGTCCCACTTTTGGCGGAAGCAATCCTGGTTTGCGGGCAGAGCTCATTCACTCAGTGAAGGAGCAGCTGAATCTGATATGTGGTTGTGCATTCACAGCACATCCTTCTGCTTTTGCTTCAGTATCG GTTGGCAGATCCAAATGGAATGGAAATGTCGGGGACTCGGGGATCGTATTAAGAGTGGATACTCCTCTTTCCAATGTTGGTCGACCTTACTTCTCGATTCAGTTAAATAATGTTCTCGAATTTTGA